One Engystomops pustulosus chromosome 7, aEngPut4.maternal, whole genome shotgun sequence DNA window includes the following coding sequences:
- the VSIG8 gene encoding V-set and immunoglobulin domain-containing protein 8 isoform X2 → MGDLWVTTWVILGFMPALLGAIKIQEQSTETIVLPKGDTVTLGCTYVLDPSETGALDIEWFQMNPVSTGLDTVILTYMDNGIVTKGPPGLMSRLSFRAGDPSMGDASITITYLEVGDSGTFQCKVKKNPGVDSRKVTLSVQEAPTHPQCYIEGDQTKGSDVILKCNPNEGTPPLNYKWEKIAGPSNPATPVINMTPMNGDLLIKNISDAYAGAYQCTVGNKVGSGTCVTELALHAGNRTGIIVGAVFGALFLLLLLLLLIWCLICCCNKRRYEKELANDIREDVQAPPSNNNSRASSIRTAAGYRPHNISYSLRRVYNEAPRDEPSAPSLSGSEVFKPKYESPAPSPEPIFFVPGQNAKHNPYNIQRVGGVPVMVPAQSREGFIV, encoded by the exons ATGGGAGACCTGTGGGTGACCACGTGGGTAATTCTGGGATTTATGCCAG CTCTGCTGGGGGCTATTAAAATCCAGGAACAAAGTACAGAGACCATTGTCCTTCCTAAAGGAGACACAGTGACGCTGGGCTGTACATATGTCCTGGACCCTTCTGAAACTGGAGCCCTGGACATTGAGTGGTTCCAGATGAACCCGGTCAGCACAGGCCTGGATACAGTG ATTCTCACCTACATGGACAATGGGATTGTAACCAAAGGTCCACCAGGCCTCATGAGCCGCCTGTCCTTCAGAGCTGGAGATCCCAGTATGGGTGATGCCTCCATAACAATTACTTACCTTGAAGTCGGAGATTCTGGAACCTTTCAATGCAAAGTGAAAAAGAACCCTGGGGTGGACTCAAGGAAAGTTACGTTATCTGTACAAG AGGCGCCCACACATCCTCAATGTTATATCGAAGGAGATCAGACCAAAGGAAGTGATGTCATTCTGAAGTGCAACCCAAATGAGGGAACCCCGCCTCTGAATTACAAATGGGAGAAGATAGCTGGACCATCCAACCCGGCCACCCCCGTTATAAACATGA CTCCTATGAATGGAGATTTACTAATCAAGAACATCTCTGATGCATATGCCGGGGCGTACCAGTGTACAGTGGGGAACAAGGTGGGAAGTGGAACGTGTGTGACCGAGCTAGCATTACACGCAG GTAACCGTACCGGGATAATTGTTGGAGCTGTGTTTGGTGCTTTATTCCTCTTgcttctgcttctcctccttaTTTGGTGTCTGATCTGCTGCTGCAACAAGAGGCGCTATGAGAAGGAGTTAGCAAACGACATCAG AGAGGATGTACAAGCTCCTCCAAGTAACAACAATAGCCGCGCCAGCAGCATCCGAACTGCCGCCGGTTACCGACCTCACAACATCAGCTACTCCCTTCGTAGGGTCTACAATGAGGCACCAAGAGACGAACCTTCAGCTCCCTCCTTGAGTGGCAGCGAAGTCTTCAAACCCAAGTATGAAAGTCCTGCTCCCAGTCCAGAGCCAATCTTCTTTGTTCCAGgccaaaatgcaaaacataaTCCCTACAATATCCAGAGGGTAGGGGGTGTACCGGTGATGGTGCCGGCTCAGTCTCGAGAAGGTTTCATCGTCTGA
- the VSIG8 gene encoding V-set and immunoglobulin domain-containing protein 8 isoform X1 translates to MPVVSAWSDRTRSCTFITQEDTAPRRCHMSVTRGVRLCDISTEISVLIYTDTRSSNTAPLLGAIKIQEQSTETIVLPKGDTVTLGCTYVLDPSETGALDIEWFQMNPVSTGLDTVILTYMDNGIVTKGPPGLMSRLSFRAGDPSMGDASITITYLEVGDSGTFQCKVKKNPGVDSRKVTLSVQEAPTHPQCYIEGDQTKGSDVILKCNPNEGTPPLNYKWEKIAGPSNPATPVINMTPMNGDLLIKNISDAYAGAYQCTVGNKVGSGTCVTELALHAGNRTGIIVGAVFGALFLLLLLLLLIWCLICCCNKRRYEKELANDIREDVQAPPSNNNSRASSIRTAAGYRPHNISYSLRRVYNEAPRDEPSAPSLSGSEVFKPKYESPAPSPEPIFFVPGQNAKHNPYNIQRVGGVPVMVPAQSREGFIV, encoded by the exons ATGCCGGTGGTGTCAGCCTGGAGTGATAGGACACGTTCCTGCACATTCATCACACAGGAGGACACCGCTCCTAGAAGATGTCACATGTCTGTGACCCGAGGCGTCCGACTGTGTGACATCAGCACGGAAATCTCTGTACTCATCTACACGGACACAAGATCAAGCAATACTGCTc CTCTGCTGGGGGCTATTAAAATCCAGGAACAAAGTACAGAGACCATTGTCCTTCCTAAAGGAGACACAGTGACGCTGGGCTGTACATATGTCCTGGACCCTTCTGAAACTGGAGCCCTGGACATTGAGTGGTTCCAGATGAACCCGGTCAGCACAGGCCTGGATACAGTG ATTCTCACCTACATGGACAATGGGATTGTAACCAAAGGTCCACCAGGCCTCATGAGCCGCCTGTCCTTCAGAGCTGGAGATCCCAGTATGGGTGATGCCTCCATAACAATTACTTACCTTGAAGTCGGAGATTCTGGAACCTTTCAATGCAAAGTGAAAAAGAACCCTGGGGTGGACTCAAGGAAAGTTACGTTATCTGTACAAG AGGCGCCCACACATCCTCAATGTTATATCGAAGGAGATCAGACCAAAGGAAGTGATGTCATTCTGAAGTGCAACCCAAATGAGGGAACCCCGCCTCTGAATTACAAATGGGAGAAGATAGCTGGACCATCCAACCCGGCCACCCCCGTTATAAACATGA CTCCTATGAATGGAGATTTACTAATCAAGAACATCTCTGATGCATATGCCGGGGCGTACCAGTGTACAGTGGGGAACAAGGTGGGAAGTGGAACGTGTGTGACCGAGCTAGCATTACACGCAG GTAACCGTACCGGGATAATTGTTGGAGCTGTGTTTGGTGCTTTATTCCTCTTgcttctgcttctcctccttaTTTGGTGTCTGATCTGCTGCTGCAACAAGAGGCGCTATGAGAAGGAGTTAGCAAACGACATCAG AGAGGATGTACAAGCTCCTCCAAGTAACAACAATAGCCGCGCCAGCAGCATCCGAACTGCCGCCGGTTACCGACCTCACAACATCAGCTACTCCCTTCGTAGGGTCTACAATGAGGCACCAAGAGACGAACCTTCAGCTCCCTCCTTGAGTGGCAGCGAAGTCTTCAAACCCAAGTATGAAAGTCCTGCTCCCAGTCCAGAGCCAATCTTCTTTGTTCCAGgccaaaatgcaaaacataaTCCCTACAATATCCAGAGGGTAGGGGGTGTACCGGTGATGGTGCCGGCTCAGTCTCGAGAAGGTTTCATCGTCTGA